Proteins encoded within one genomic window of Syntrophorhabdaceae bacterium:
- a CDS encoding Tm-1-like ATP-binding domain-containing protein, which translates to MKKQLLIITTLDTKGREAAYVKDCVEHLGSQPILMDIGTLLKAQTDPHITRYELAEAAGYDLDRLIAERDRSAAVRVVQEGGAIVAQRLFREGKLNGVFGMGGGTGTAIAAFIMRSLPFGLPKVLVSTVASRDIREFIETKDIVMFHSVADILGSNEFIRHILGQAAHAVCGMMSFGDTVKKGKPMVGVSAYGINSACALNAEPLLVKRGYEMIAFHANGVGGMAMEEMIEQGMLIGILDLTPHELADEIYGGYCKGIGQKRFEMAGKMGIPLLFAPGGLDNAVFSPYYPMPDILKGRRTHGHDVRFCVRMDKDEMVKFAQIIGEKLNKSQGPVHVLIPKRGWSEIDKPGVELFDPDIDMVFVDRLKTILRPGIPVEEMDAHISETVFAERAVEILDRMIKKIDKNL; encoded by the coding sequence ATGAAGAAACAATTACTTATCATTACTACCCTCGATACAAAAGGAAGGGAAGCTGCCTATGTAAAGGACTGCGTGGAACACCTCGGCAGTCAACCGATCCTTATGGATATAGGGACTCTTTTGAAAGCCCAAACGGATCCTCACATCACACGATACGAATTGGCAGAGGCTGCCGGATATGACCTCGACCGGCTTATCGCAGAGAGAGACCGGTCAGCGGCAGTGAGGGTTGTTCAGGAGGGCGGTGCCATTGTTGCACAACGTCTTTTCAGAGAAGGGAAACTGAACGGGGTTTTTGGCATGGGAGGCGGCACAGGTACCGCTATAGCCGCTTTTATCATGCGTTCTTTACCTTTTGGGTTACCCAAGGTTCTTGTCTCTACGGTAGCGTCGAGGGACATCAGGGAGTTTATAGAGACGAAAGACATCGTCATGTTTCATTCAGTAGCCGATATTCTCGGTTCTAATGAATTTATCCGTCATATACTCGGACAGGCAGCCCATGCCGTATGTGGAATGATGTCCTTTGGCGATACCGTAAAAAAGGGGAAACCGATGGTGGGAGTTAGCGCCTACGGCATTAATTCCGCCTGCGCGCTGAACGCCGAGCCGCTCCTTGTTAAAAGGGGATATGAGATGATCGCTTTCCATGCTAATGGGGTCGGCGGAATGGCGATGGAGGAGATGATCGAACAGGGCATGCTCATCGGCATCCTTGACCTCACTCCCCATGAACTGGCGGACGAGATCTACGGAGGATACTGCAAGGGTATAGGGCAGAAACGGTTCGAAATGGCGGGAAAGATGGGGATACCGCTGCTTTTTGCCCCTGGTGGTCTTGATAACGCCGTCTTCAGCCCCTACTACCCCATGCCGGATATCTTGAAGGGAAGAAGGACCCATGGCCACGACGTACGTTTTTGTGTTCGTATGGATAAGGACGAAATGGTAAAATTTGCGCAGATAATCGGAGAGAAGCTTAATAAGTCACAGGGACCGGTGCATGTGCTCATCCCGAAGAGGGGTTGGTCCGAGATCGATAAACCCGGCGTGGAACTCTTTGACCCTGATATTGATATGGTTTTTGTTGATCGGTTAAAGACGATTCTCAGACCAGGTATCCCTGTCGAGGAGATGGACGCTCACATAAGCGAGACGGTCTTTGCGGAGCGGGCAGTGGAGATCCTGGACAGGATGATAAAAAAGATAGATAAGAACTTATAG
- a CDS encoding UbiX family flavin prenyltransferase, giving the protein MRRIIVGITGATGVIYGIRLLEALKNKEVETHLILSDAGKKNILIETDYTIENVEGLASQVHDIGNLASSISSGSFRTEGMVIIPCTVKTLSGVAHSYNDNLIVRAADVVLKERRKLILVVRETPLHKGHLELMSRVAGLGGIILPPIPAFYHSPRTIDDLLNHTAGKILDLLEIDNSLFTRWKGIDE; this is encoded by the coding sequence GTGAGGCGTATTATTGTCGGTATCACAGGCGCGACAGGTGTCATTTACGGTATCAGATTGCTCGAGGCGTTAAAGAACAAAGAGGTCGAAACACATCTTATTCTCTCTGATGCGGGAAAGAAGAATATACTCATTGAAACAGATTACACGATCGAGAATGTGGAGGGGCTTGCCTCTCAGGTCCATGATATCGGAAATCTCGCATCTTCCATATCGAGCGGGTCCTTCAGAACAGAGGGGATGGTCATTATCCCCTGCACGGTTAAAACGCTTTCCGGTGTAGCCCACTCGTACAATGATAACCTCATCGTAAGGGCTGCCGATGTTGTCCTGAAAGAGAGACGAAAATTGATCCTTGTTGTGAGAGAAACACCTCTCCATAAAGGCCACCTTGAGCTGATGAGCAGGGTTGCCGGCCTCGGCGGCATCATTCTACCTCCGATCCCCGCATTTTACCATTCCCCGCGTACGATAGATGATCTGTTGAACCACACTGCAGGAAAGATCCTGGATCTTCTCGAGATAGACAACTCCCTCTTCACGAGGTGGAAGGGGATCGACGAGTAA